One Castanea sativa cultivar Marrone di Chiusa Pesio chromosome 4, ASM4071231v1 DNA window includes the following coding sequences:
- the LOC142631516 gene encoding protein NRT1/ PTR FAMILY 2.11-like isoform X2, which produces MEKNNKAVTTDEPQINYRGIKAMPFVIGNETFEKLGTLGTSTNLLVYFTTVFNMKSITATLLINIFNAIAKLHPPHCETKEIGNCPGPTPWQMAFLLSSLGLLVVGAGGIRPCNLAFGADQFNPNTESGKRGISSFFNWYYFTFTFAMMVSLTFIVYVQSSVSWAWGLAIPTFLMLLSCVLFFLGTRIYVILKPEGSPLANIVQVIVAAVKKRQLKLPEQPWLSLFNYISTSTINSKLPYTDQFRFLDKAAIRTPEDQLKSDGSAANPWRLCSMQQVEQVKCVMRVIPIWVSASVYCIVLVQQQTYAVFQALQFDRRLGNTNFDIPAASYAVFNMLALTISIPIYDRIIVPILRRFTGKEGGITVLQKMGVGMVLAIITMLVSAVVEERRRTLALIKPVGIDPRRGAISSLSGMWLVPQLSLVGLSEAFTVIAGVEFYYKQFPENMRSIGGSCLFVGFAMSNYLSSFLVSVVHRTTAANGQWLPQDLNKGRLDYFYYLIAAIEVVNFGYFIMCAKWYKYKGSGTSVHEVDKGKMQSEKEKPLV; this is translated from the exons ATGGAGAAGAACAACAAGGCCGTTACAACAGATGAGCCTCAGATAAACTACAGAGGAATTAAAGCCATGCCATTTGTTATag GCAATGAGACTTTTGAGAAGCTAGGGACCCTTGGCACATCAACAAACCTCTTGGTCTATTTCACTACTGTGTTTAACATGAAGAGCATCACTGCCACACTTCTTATCAACATCTTCAATG CAATTGCAAAACTGCATCCTCCCCACTGTGAAACAAAAGAGATAGGAAATTGCCCTGGACCAACACCATGGCAAATGGCTTTTCTATTAAGCAGCCTGGGACTACTTGTTGTAGGGGCTGGTGGCATTAGACCGTGTAACTTGGCCTTTGGTGCTGACCAATTCAATCCCAACACTGAATCTGGAAAGAGGGGAATCAGCAGCTTCTTCAATTGGTACTACTTCACCTTCACTTTTGCCATGATGGTATCTTTAACATTCATTGTATACGTGCAATCCAGTGTGAGCTGGGCCTGGGGGTTGGCGATTCCTACTTTCCTGATGCTCTTATCATGTGTACTCTTCTTTCTTGGAACACGAATTTATGTGATTCTAAAACCCGAGGGTAGTCCTTTGGCAAACATAGTGCAGGTTATAGTGGCCGCAGTCAAGAAGAGGCAATTGAAACTACCAGAGCAACCATGGCTCTccctttttaattatatttccACAAGTACCATCAACTCCAAGCTTCCTTACACGGACCAGTTCAG GTTTCTAGATAAAGCTGCAATCAGAACCCCTGAAGACCAACTAAAATCTGATGGATCAGCAGCCAATCCATGGAGACTTTGCAGTATGCAGCAAGTGGAACAGGTAAAATGCGTGATGAGAGTGATTCCCATATGGGTCTCAGCCAGTGTATACTGTATTGTCCTGGTCCAACAACAAACATACGCAGTATTCCAAGCCCTCCAATTTGATAGACGCCTTGGCAATACCAATTTCGACATCCCTGCTGCCTCCTACGCTGTTTTCAACATGCTTGCCCTCACTATCTCGATACCAATCTATGACCGTATCATAGTCCCAATACTAAGAAGGTTCACAGGCAAAGAAGGTGGCATCACAGTCCTGCAAAAGATGGGTGTTGGCATGGTTCTTGCTATAATCACCATGCTTGTGTCAGCAGTTGTTGAAGAAAGGAGAAGAACATTGGCTCTCATTAAACCAGTAGGTATAGACCCAAGAAGAGGTGcaatttcttctctttctgGTATGTGGTTGGTACCACAGCTATCACTGGTAGGACTTTCTGAAGCATTTACTGTCATTGCTGGAGTTGAATTCTATTACAAGCAATTCCCAGAAAACATGAGAAGCATTGGTGGGTCTTGCTTATTTGTTGGTTTTGCTATGTCCAATTACTTGAGTAGTTTCTTGGTGTCAGTAGTTCACAGGACTACTGCTGCAAATGGGCAATGGTTACCTCAAGATCTTAACAAGGGAAGATTGGATTACTTTTATTACTTGATTGCTGCAATAGAGGTAGTAAACTTTGGTTACTTCATAATGTGTGCAAAGTGGTACAAGTACAAAGGAAGTGGCACCAGTGTTCATGAAGTTGACAAGGGGAAAATGCAGTccgaaaaagaaaaacctcttGTTTGA
- the LOC142631516 gene encoding protein NRT1/ PTR FAMILY 2.11-like isoform X1 produces the protein MEKNNKAVTTDEPQINYRGIKAMPFVIGNETFEKLGTLGTSTNLLVYFTTVFNMKSITATLLINIFNGTTHFATLLGAFLCDTYFGRYNTLGFASVASFLGMLVLCLTAAIAKLHPPHCETKEIGNCPGPTPWQMAFLLSSLGLLVVGAGGIRPCNLAFGADQFNPNTESGKRGISSFFNWYYFTFTFAMMVSLTFIVYVQSSVSWAWGLAIPTFLMLLSCVLFFLGTRIYVILKPEGSPLANIVQVIVAAVKKRQLKLPEQPWLSLFNYISTSTINSKLPYTDQFRFLDKAAIRTPEDQLKSDGSAANPWRLCSMQQVEQVKCVMRVIPIWVSASVYCIVLVQQQTYAVFQALQFDRRLGNTNFDIPAASYAVFNMLALTISIPIYDRIIVPILRRFTGKEGGITVLQKMGVGMVLAIITMLVSAVVEERRRTLALIKPVGIDPRRGAISSLSGMWLVPQLSLVGLSEAFTVIAGVEFYYKQFPENMRSIGGSCLFVGFAMSNYLSSFLVSVVHRTTAANGQWLPQDLNKGRLDYFYYLIAAIEVVNFGYFIMCAKWYKYKGSGTSVHEVDKGKMQSEKEKPLV, from the exons ATGGAGAAGAACAACAAGGCCGTTACAACAGATGAGCCTCAGATAAACTACAGAGGAATTAAAGCCATGCCATTTGTTATag GCAATGAGACTTTTGAGAAGCTAGGGACCCTTGGCACATCAACAAACCTCTTGGTCTATTTCACTACTGTGTTTAACATGAAGAGCATCACTGCCACACTTCTTATCAACATCTTCAATGGTACCACCCACTTTGCTACCTTACTTGGAGCTTTCCTCTGTGATACTTACTTTGGCCGTTACAACACGTTGGGTTTTGCCTCAGTCGCCTCTTTTTTG GGGATGCTTGTACTGTGTCTAACTGCAGCAATTGCAAAACTGCATCCTCCCCACTGTGAAACAAAAGAGATAGGAAATTGCCCTGGACCAACACCATGGCAAATGGCTTTTCTATTAAGCAGCCTGGGACTACTTGTTGTAGGGGCTGGTGGCATTAGACCGTGTAACTTGGCCTTTGGTGCTGACCAATTCAATCCCAACACTGAATCTGGAAAGAGGGGAATCAGCAGCTTCTTCAATTGGTACTACTTCACCTTCACTTTTGCCATGATGGTATCTTTAACATTCATTGTATACGTGCAATCCAGTGTGAGCTGGGCCTGGGGGTTGGCGATTCCTACTTTCCTGATGCTCTTATCATGTGTACTCTTCTTTCTTGGAACACGAATTTATGTGATTCTAAAACCCGAGGGTAGTCCTTTGGCAAACATAGTGCAGGTTATAGTGGCCGCAGTCAAGAAGAGGCAATTGAAACTACCAGAGCAACCATGGCTCTccctttttaattatatttccACAAGTACCATCAACTCCAAGCTTCCTTACACGGACCAGTTCAG GTTTCTAGATAAAGCTGCAATCAGAACCCCTGAAGACCAACTAAAATCTGATGGATCAGCAGCCAATCCATGGAGACTTTGCAGTATGCAGCAAGTGGAACAGGTAAAATGCGTGATGAGAGTGATTCCCATATGGGTCTCAGCCAGTGTATACTGTATTGTCCTGGTCCAACAACAAACATACGCAGTATTCCAAGCCCTCCAATTTGATAGACGCCTTGGCAATACCAATTTCGACATCCCTGCTGCCTCCTACGCTGTTTTCAACATGCTTGCCCTCACTATCTCGATACCAATCTATGACCGTATCATAGTCCCAATACTAAGAAGGTTCACAGGCAAAGAAGGTGGCATCACAGTCCTGCAAAAGATGGGTGTTGGCATGGTTCTTGCTATAATCACCATGCTTGTGTCAGCAGTTGTTGAAGAAAGGAGAAGAACATTGGCTCTCATTAAACCAGTAGGTATAGACCCAAGAAGAGGTGcaatttcttctctttctgGTATGTGGTTGGTACCACAGCTATCACTGGTAGGACTTTCTGAAGCATTTACTGTCATTGCTGGAGTTGAATTCTATTACAAGCAATTCCCAGAAAACATGAGAAGCATTGGTGGGTCTTGCTTATTTGTTGGTTTTGCTATGTCCAATTACTTGAGTAGTTTCTTGGTGTCAGTAGTTCACAGGACTACTGCTGCAAATGGGCAATGGTTACCTCAAGATCTTAACAAGGGAAGATTGGATTACTTTTATTACTTGATTGCTGCAATAGAGGTAGTAAACTTTGGTTACTTCATAATGTGTGCAAAGTGGTACAAGTACAAAGGAAGTGGCACCAGTGTTCATGAAGTTGACAAGGGGAAAATGCAGTccgaaaaagaaaaacctcttGTTTGA